One part of the Bacillus rossius redtenbacheri isolate Brsri chromosome 18, Brsri_v3, whole genome shotgun sequence genome encodes these proteins:
- the LOC134541313 gene encoding oocyte zinc finger protein XlCOF6-like isoform X1 has product MASGNNSVCSFQNSAPEMNDQQEICTLRHNLTEIQPTLKTNSKDVSRGWRKKELRQRRLLNTISLKAANEDLMVKQEPSEIVFPLIKEESVSELPADGEFCVKQEPSELGFPPIKEELDEPCEDSWQPEPGSSSASQDYTLCKQQVKEEITIEEHPIAAATADVWNEPHRCVGYHGNTSSGCMGHRFQDSPDTCTLIKLEVTNTDPMKLSCPTNCHPKSTENYCVSNCIPIQQRTNTHTGHKPFSCTLCSAKFRLSSHLKWHTLTHTGEKPFPCTVCSAKFSLASHLKQHSLTHTGEKPFSCTVCTARFSRASLLRRHSLTHTGEKPFSCTLCTAKFSLASHLKQHSLTHTGEKQFSCTVCTAKFSRASHLKRHSLTHTGEKQFSCTVCTAKFSLASQLKQHSLTHTGEKPFSCSVCSAKFSLASHLKRHSLTHTGEKPFSCTVCTAKFSLASHLKQHSLTHTGEKPFSCSVCTAKFSLASHLKRHSLTHTGEKPFSCSVCTAKFSLASHLKRHSLTHTGEKPFSCTVCTAKFSLASHLKQHSLTHTGEKQFSCTVCTAKFSLASQLKQHSLTHTGEKPFSCSVCSAKFSLASHLKQHSLTYTGEKPFSCTVCTAKFSQASHLKRHSLTHTRENPFSCSVCSAKFSLASHLKQHSLTHTGEKPFSCSVCSAKFSQASYLKRHSLTHTGEKPFSCSVCSAKFSLASHLKRHSLTHTGEKPFSCSVCSAKFSQASHLKRHSLTHTGEKPFSCTVCFAKFSTSRYLMRHSLTHKGDKRFLL; this is encoded by the exons GCAGCGAATGAAGACTTGATGGTGAAGCAGGAGCCCAGTGAGATAGTTTTCCCTCTAATCAAGGAGGAGTCGGTGAGTGAACTG CCGGCAGATGGAGAATTCTGTGTGAAGCAGGAGCCGAGCGAGCTGGGTTTTCCGCCAATCAAGGAGGAGTTGGATGAACCA TGTGAAGACAGCTGGCAGCCAGAACCCGGCAGTTCCTCTGCCAGCCAGGACTACACTCTGTGCAAGCAACAAGTGAAGGAGGAGATAACTATAGAAGAGCACCCTATAGCTGCAG CCACAGCAGATGTATGGAATGAACCACACAGATGTGTGGGTTACCATGGCAACACTTCATCAGGATGCATGGGCCACAGATTCCAAGACTCACCAGACACCTGCACCTTAATCAAGCTAGAAGTGACTAACACTGACCCCATGAAATTATCATGCCCCACAAACTGTCACCCTAAATCCACAGAAAATTATTGTGTTAGCAATTGTATTCCAATACAGCAACGCACTAATACACACACAGGCCATAAACCTTTCTCCTGTACtctatgttctgctaagtttagacTGTCTAGTCATCTGAAGTGGCACACactaacacacactggagaaaaacctttcccttgtactgtatgttctgctaagtttagcctggctagtcatctgaagcagcactctcttacgcacactggagaaaaacctttctcttgtactgtatgtactgctaggTTTAGCCGGGCTAGTCTTCTGAGacggcactctcttacacacactggagaaaaacctttctcttgtaccttatgtactgctaagtttagcctggctagtcatctgaagcagcactctcttacacacactggagaaaaacagttctcttgtactgtatgtactgcaaAGTTTAGCCGGGCTAGTCATCTGAAgcggcactctcttacacacactggagaaaaacagttctcttgtactgtatgtactgctaagtttagcctGGCTAGTCAactgaagcagcactctcttacgcacactggagaaaaacctttctcttgttcagtatgttctgctaagtttagcctGGCTAGTCATCTTAAgcggcactctcttacacacactggagaaaaacctttctcttgtactgtatgtactgcaaAGTTTAGTCTGGCTAGtcatctgaagcagcactctcttacacacactggagaaaaacctttctcttgttcagtatgtactgctaagtttagcctGGCTAGTCATCTGAAgcggcactctcttacacacactggagaaaaacctttctcttgttcagtatgtactgctaagtttagcctGGCTAGTCATCTTAAgcggcactctcttacacacactggagaaaaacctttctcttgtactgtatgtactgcaaAGTTTAGTCTGGCTAGtcatctgaagcagcactctcttacacacactggagaaaaacagttctcttgtactgtatgtactgctaagtttagcctGGCTAGTCAactgaagcagcactctcttacgcacactggagaaaaacctttctcttgttcagtatgttctgctaagtttagcctggctagtcatctgaagcagcactctcttacatACACTGgtgaaaaacctttctcttgtactgtatgtactgctaagtttagccaGGCTAGTCATCTGAAgcggcactctcttacacacactagAGAAAATCCTTTCTCTTGTtcagtatgttctgctaagtttagcctggctagtcatctgaagcagcactctcttacacacactggagaaaaacctttctcttgttcagtatgttctgctaagtttagccagGCTAGTTATCTGAAgcggcactctcttacacacactggagaaaaacctttctcttgttcagtatgttctgctaagtttagcctGGCTAGTCATCTGAAgcggcactctcttacacacactggagaaaaacctttctcttgttcagtatgttctgctaagtttagccagGCTAGTCATCTAAAgcggcactctcttacacacactggagaaaaacctttctcttgtactgtatgtttTGCTAAGTTTAGCACGTCGAGGTATCTGATgcggcactctcttacacacaaaGGAGATAAACGTTTCCTTCTGTAA
- the LOC134541313 gene encoding oocyte zinc finger protein XlCOF6-like isoform X8, giving the protein MVKQEPSEIVFPLIKEESVSELPADGEFCVKQEPSELGFPPIKEELDEPCEDSWQPEPGSSSASQDYTLCKQQVKEEITIEEHPIAAATADVWNEPHRCVGYHGNTSSGCMGHRFQDSPDTCTLIKLEVTNTDPMKLSCPTNCHPKSTENYCVSNCIPIQQRTNTHTGHKPFSCTLCSAKFRLSSHLKWHTLTHTGEKPFPCTVCSAKFSLASHLKQHSLTHTGEKPFSCTVCTARFSRASLLRRHSLTHTGEKPFSCTLCTAKFSLASHLKQHSLTHTGEKQFSCTVCTAKFSRASHLKRHSLTHTGEKQFSCTVCTAKFSLASQLKQHSLTHTGEKPFSCSVCSAKFSLASHLKRHSLTHTGEKPFSCTVCTAKFSLASHLKQHSLTHTGEKPFSCSVCTAKFSLASHLKRHSLTHTGEKPFSCSVCTAKFSLASHLKRHSLTHTGEKPFSCTVCTAKFSLASHLKQHSLTHTGEKQFSCTVCTAKFSLASQLKQHSLTHTGEKPFSCSVCSAKFSLASHLKQHSLTYTGEKPFSCTVCTAKFSQASHLKRHSLTHTRENPFSCSVCSAKFSLASHLKQHSLTHTGEKPFSCSVCSAKFSQASYLKRHSLTHTGEKPFSCSVCSAKFSLASHLKRHSLTHTGEKPFSCSVCSAKFSQASHLKRHSLTHTGEKPFSCTVCFAKFSTSRYLMRHSLTHKGDKRFLL; this is encoded by the exons ATGGTGAAGCAGGAGCCCAGTGAGATAGTTTTCCCTCTAATCAAGGAGGAGTCGGTGAGTGAACTG CCGGCAGATGGAGAATTCTGTGTGAAGCAGGAGCCGAGCGAGCTGGGTTTTCCGCCAATCAAGGAGGAGTTGGATGAACCA TGTGAAGACAGCTGGCAGCCAGAACCCGGCAGTTCCTCTGCCAGCCAGGACTACACTCTGTGCAAGCAACAAGTGAAGGAGGAGATAACTATAGAAGAGCACCCTATAGCTGCAG CCACAGCAGATGTATGGAATGAACCACACAGATGTGTGGGTTACCATGGCAACACTTCATCAGGATGCATGGGCCACAGATTCCAAGACTCACCAGACACCTGCACCTTAATCAAGCTAGAAGTGACTAACACTGACCCCATGAAATTATCATGCCCCACAAACTGTCACCCTAAATCCACAGAAAATTATTGTGTTAGCAATTGTATTCCAATACAGCAACGCACTAATACACACACAGGCCATAAACCTTTCTCCTGTACtctatgttctgctaagtttagacTGTCTAGTCATCTGAAGTGGCACACactaacacacactggagaaaaacctttcccttgtactgtatgttctgctaagtttagcctggctagtcatctgaagcagcactctcttacgcacactggagaaaaacctttctcttgtactgtatgtactgctaggTTTAGCCGGGCTAGTCTTCTGAGacggcactctcttacacacactggagaaaaacctttctcttgtaccttatgtactgctaagtttagcctggctagtcatctgaagcagcactctcttacacacactggagaaaaacagttctcttgtactgtatgtactgcaaAGTTTAGCCGGGCTAGTCATCTGAAgcggcactctcttacacacactggagaaaaacagttctcttgtactgtatgtactgctaagtttagcctGGCTAGTCAactgaagcagcactctcttacgcacactggagaaaaacctttctcttgttcagtatgttctgctaagtttagcctGGCTAGTCATCTTAAgcggcactctcttacacacactggagaaaaacctttctcttgtactgtatgtactgcaaAGTTTAGTCTGGCTAGtcatctgaagcagcactctcttacacacactggagaaaaacctttctcttgttcagtatgtactgctaagtttagcctGGCTAGTCATCTGAAgcggcactctcttacacacactggagaaaaacctttctcttgttcagtatgtactgctaagtttagcctGGCTAGTCATCTTAAgcggcactctcttacacacactggagaaaaacctttctcttgtactgtatgtactgcaaAGTTTAGTCTGGCTAGtcatctgaagcagcactctcttacacacactggagaaaaacagttctcttgtactgtatgtactgctaagtttagcctGGCTAGTCAactgaagcagcactctcttacgcacactggagaaaaacctttctcttgttcagtatgttctgctaagtttagcctggctagtcatctgaagcagcactctcttacatACACTGgtgaaaaacctttctcttgtactgtatgtactgctaagtttagccaGGCTAGTCATCTGAAgcggcactctcttacacacactagAGAAAATCCTTTCTCTTGTtcagtatgttctgctaagtttagcctggctagtcatctgaagcagcactctcttacacacactggagaaaaacctttctcttgttcagtatgttctgctaagtttagccagGCTAGTTATCTGAAgcggcactctcttacacacactggagaaaaacctttctcttgttcagtatgttctgctaagtttagcctGGCTAGTCATCTGAAgcggcactctcttacacacactggagaaaaacctttctcttgttcagtatgttctgctaagtttagccagGCTAGTCATCTAAAgcggcactctcttacacacactggagaaaaacctttctcttgtactgtatgtttTGCTAAGTTTAGCACGTCGAGGTATCTGATgcggcactctcttacacacaaaGGAGATAAACGTTTCCTTCTGTAA